In one window of Posidoniimonas corsicana DNA:
- a CDS encoding cytochrome P450, whose amino-acid sequence MARSDPRTFDGSLAATPWSYRLWMLAGSRERFFETLTQEFGDFVRYRGVLSFYLVNHPALVKQVLQETNRGFDKNSPLYDRFRRAFGDGLVVAEGDQWKRSRAVVQRVMGPGPVRSYFDLMVGSADTLAAEWTRAAREEAVFDAAPEMDRLTLEVIGRALFEDGFDEAADSIRRWTQVIDHYSSKAPLPIVRSAWFPSTLNLRLGSTLREFHGFIQAMIDRARAAPAGGGLLSMLCQPAEDSDLPRLSDKEIRDEALGMIVGGHETSSVALTWIWYELSRHPEVEARLHEELDGVLGNGPLAADHLPRLVYTKMVIDETLRLHPPFWFENRNVMREVQLGGQTLPAGTMVAFSRYALHRHPGFWTDPEAFDPERFRPGAEENPRSTHAYVPFGGGPRVCVGVHFAVQELVVLLASLASRFRVQVDSSHRHAVSALLTMRPKHGLRVRVTQRRPGTDR is encoded by the coding sequence ATGGCCCGCAGCGACCCGCGCACCTTTGACGGATCGCTTGCTGCCACGCCGTGGTCCTACCGGCTGTGGATGCTCGCCGGCAGCCGGGAGCGGTTCTTCGAGACGCTCACGCAGGAGTTCGGCGACTTCGTCCGGTACCGCGGGGTGCTCAGCTTCTACCTGGTCAATCACCCGGCGCTGGTCAAGCAGGTCTTGCAGGAGACCAACCGCGGCTTCGACAAGAACAGCCCGCTGTACGACCGCTTCCGGCGGGCGTTCGGCGACGGGCTCGTGGTGGCCGAGGGCGATCAGTGGAAGCGGAGCCGCGCGGTGGTGCAGCGGGTGATGGGTCCCGGCCCGGTGCGGTCGTACTTCGACCTGATGGTCGGCTCGGCCGACACGCTCGCCGCCGAGTGGACGCGAGCCGCGCGCGAGGAGGCGGTGTTCGACGCGGCCCCCGAGATGGACCGACTCACGCTCGAGGTGATCGGGCGGGCGCTGTTCGAGGACGGCTTCGACGAGGCGGCCGACTCCATCCGCCGGTGGACGCAGGTCATCGACCACTACAGCTCCAAGGCGCCGCTGCCGATTGTCCGCAGCGCCTGGTTCCCCTCGACGCTCAACCTCCGGCTCGGGTCGACGCTGCGCGAGTTCCACGGCTTCATCCAGGCGATGATCGACCGCGCCCGCGCCGCGCCGGCCGGGGGCGGGCTGCTGTCGATGCTCTGCCAGCCGGCGGAGGACTCTGATCTGCCCCGACTGTCCGACAAAGAGATCCGGGACGAGGCGCTCGGCATGATCGTCGGCGGGCACGAGACTTCGTCTGTGGCCCTAACCTGGATCTGGTACGAGCTGAGCCGCCACCCCGAGGTGGAGGCGCGGCTGCACGAGGAACTCGACGGGGTGCTCGGCAACGGGCCGCTCGCCGCCGACCATCTACCGCGGCTGGTGTACACCAAGATGGTCATCGACGAGACGCTCCGACTGCACCCGCCGTTCTGGTTCGAGAACCGCAACGTCATGCGGGAAGTACAGCTCGGCGGGCAGACGCTGCCGGCGGGGACGATGGTGGCCTTCAGTCGCTACGCGCTGCACCGCCACCCCGGCTTCTGGACCGACCCCGAGGCCTTCGACCCGGAGCGGTTCCGCCCCGGGGCCGAGGAGAACCCGCGCTCGACCCACGCCTACGTGCCGTTCGGCGGCGGGCCGCGCGTGTGCGTGGGCGTCCACTTCGCGGTCCAGGAACTCGTGGTGCTGCTCGCTTCGCTGGCCAGCCGCTTCCGGGTACAGGTCGACAGCAGCCACCGCCACGCGGTGTCCGCGCTGCTCACGATGCGCCCCAAGCACGGGCTGCGGGTCCGCGTTACTCAGCGGCGGCCCGGCACCGACCGGTAG
- a CDS encoding FAD/NAD(P)-binding protein, with translation MNGDNTPRRLAIIGAGSSGLISLKHAIDALPNWEVRCFEESDRVTGAWGRPYDGFVSTSTKYTTQFSCYPRYDATVRPDGGASRGEFFRDGEYGEYLQDFADHFDLRRHISHGCRVTAVRRPAGGHGWDVTFHVRDIAQSASEQFDAVIICTGLVAEPRPLGDQATLADLRRLCSTAGLAEITGKTVVVIGGGEMAADFANRLAQPAAGNRVYLSLRSGIRVSPRYHPIRGVPSDFLRNRLMLSIHPDIRNWIGQRFVAARIRHQGWFEWLFPSSSKTQNDAGGDVFEQRKRWGRRLNRHARHGLFDMFHNKSDDFLTAVAEGRLQVVGPPTDATLTRYEGFDGDAPQQITPDVVVPAVGFRSRLGELLGDQTNVSDFYLGCCHAEHDDLFLVGFARPVIGNIPSISEVQARLVTRLIAGQTPRPDGVGRLNAADAAARRERYGGVDTRLIYPVEMFPYCDQLAALMQAGPRPRTLRDRWTQLTAPATTLDYDFPDDNRLDAGLPRPPRYLPLPLIMLLFALKPVDWLYRSVPGRR, from the coding sequence ATGAACGGGGACAACACGCCGCGGCGGCTGGCGATCATTGGCGCTGGCAGTAGCGGGCTGATCAGCCTGAAGCACGCGATCGACGCGCTGCCCAACTGGGAGGTGCGGTGCTTCGAGGAGTCGGACCGCGTCACCGGCGCGTGGGGCCGCCCCTACGACGGGTTTGTCTCGACCTCCACGAAGTACACCACCCAGTTCTCCTGCTACCCGCGGTACGACGCGACCGTCCGGCCCGACGGCGGCGCCAGCCGCGGCGAGTTCTTCCGCGACGGTGAGTACGGCGAGTACCTGCAGGACTTCGCCGACCACTTCGACCTGCGGCGGCATATCTCCCACGGCTGCCGCGTGACCGCCGTGCGCCGGCCCGCCGGGGGACATGGGTGGGACGTCACGTTTCACGTGCGTGACATTGCTCAATCAGCTTCCGAACAGTTCGACGCGGTGATCATCTGCACGGGCCTGGTCGCCGAGCCACGCCCGTTGGGAGACCAGGCGACGCTGGCCGACCTGCGGCGGCTCTGCTCCACCGCAGGGCTGGCGGAGATTACCGGCAAGACAGTGGTGGTGATCGGCGGCGGCGAGATGGCGGCCGACTTCGCCAACCGCCTCGCGCAGCCAGCGGCCGGCAATCGGGTGTACCTCTCGCTCCGCTCCGGGATCCGCGTCAGCCCGCGCTACCACCCCATCCGCGGCGTGCCGTCGGACTTCCTGCGGAACCGCCTGATGCTGTCGATCCACCCCGACATCCGCAACTGGATCGGCCAGCGGTTCGTCGCGGCCCGAATCCGGCACCAGGGGTGGTTTGAATGGCTGTTCCCCTCGTCTAGTAAGACGCAGAACGATGCGGGCGGCGATGTGTTCGAGCAGCGCAAGCGGTGGGGACGGCGGCTCAACCGGCACGCCCGGCACGGACTGTTCGACATGTTCCACAACAAGAGCGACGACTTCTTGACCGCGGTGGCCGAGGGCAGGCTGCAGGTGGTTGGCCCGCCGACGGACGCGACGCTCACCCGCTACGAGGGGTTCGATGGCGATGCGCCCCAGCAGATCACGCCCGACGTGGTTGTGCCGGCGGTCGGCTTCCGGTCGCGGCTGGGCGAGCTGCTGGGCGACCAGACCAATGTGTCTGACTTCTACCTGGGCTGCTGCCACGCCGAGCACGACGACCTGTTCCTGGTCGGCTTCGCGCGGCCGGTGATCGGCAACATCCCGTCGATCAGCGAGGTCCAGGCGCGGCTCGTGACGCGGCTGATCGCCGGGCAGACGCCGCGTCCGGACGGCGTCGGCCGCCTGAACGCCGCGGACGCCGCCGCGCGGCGCGAGCGCTACGGCGGCGTCGACACGCGGCTGATCTACCCGGTCGAGATGTTCCCGTACTGCGACCAGCTCGCCGCGCTGATGCAGGCGGGCCCCCGCCCGCGGACCCTCCGCGACCGCTGGACGCAGCTGACGGCGCCGGCGACCACGCTCGACTACGACTTCCCTGACGACAACCGCTTAGACGCCGGCCTGCCGCGCCCGCCCAGGTACCTGCCGCTCCCGCTGATCATGCTGCTGTTTGCGCTCAAGCCGGTGGACTGGCTCTACCGGTCGGTGCCGGGCCGCCGCTGA
- the pgsC gene encoding poly-gamma-glutamate biosynthesis protein PgsC, with the protein MIDVDIVAVSIGVGLAVSLMFSEVFGLAAGGMVVPGYFALYLGKPIDVLLTLACALATFLVVRLLSTFIIIYGKRRTVMMILVGFLLNSMFSLLPVEDALIRAGYTPELSSSGSTMEVIGYIIPGLVAIWIDRQGLVETLSALTAASVVVRLILILIFGMTLNQL; encoded by the coding sequence GTGATTGATGTGGATATTGTGGCGGTGTCGATCGGGGTCGGGCTGGCGGTCAGCCTGATGTTCTCCGAGGTGTTCGGCCTGGCGGCCGGCGGCATGGTCGTGCCGGGCTACTTCGCGCTCTACCTCGGCAAGCCGATCGACGTGCTGCTGACGCTGGCCTGCGCGCTGGCCACGTTCCTGGTAGTGCGGCTCCTGTCGACCTTCATCATCATCTACGGCAAGCGCCGCACGGTGATGATGATCCTGGTCGGCTTCCTGCTCAACTCGATGTTCTCGCTGCTGCCGGTCGAGGACGCCCTGATCAGGGCCGGCTACACGCCCGAGCTCAGCAGCAGCGGCTCGACGATGGAGGTCATCGGCTACATCATCCCCGGGCTGGTCGCGATCTGGATCGACCGGCAGGGGCTGGTCGAGACGCTCAGCGCCCTGACCGCCGCGTCGGTCGTGGTGCGGCTGATCCTGATCCTGATCTTTGGCATGACCCTCAACCAGCTGTAG
- the pgsB gene encoding poly-gamma-glutamate synthase PgsB — MVGLATLLATTGLLVSAGAAESFFHRRRLNQIPTRVHVNGTRGKSSVARLIAAGMRESGIRTCCKTTGTLPQMILPDGTEFPVFRPAGANVIEQIRIVDAALEFGAESIVMECMALIPYLQFLSENKLVRATHGVITNAREDHLDVMGPGERDVALALLGMVPPGQKLFTAERDHIDLFQKVCDDRGAQLIAVTEEDVAAITPLDLAGFPYVEHAENVALSLRVCEDLGADRATALRGMWAAKPDTGAMVAHEMDFFGREIKFVNGFAANDPESTERIWKMALERYPDVKRRIAVFNCRVDRPDRSAQLGRVIAQWPQADYYVLIGTGTFMFAREAVKQGIDALKLVFLEDRKADEIFERVIELSAGSALVMGMANIGGVGLDVVRYFANRSTMRAFK; from the coding sequence ATGGTTGGCCTCGCCACGCTCCTCGCCACCACCGGCCTGTTGGTCTCGGCCGGCGCCGCGGAGTCGTTTTTTCACCGCCGCCGCCTGAACCAGATCCCCACCCGGGTCCACGTGAACGGGACCCGCGGCAAGTCGAGCGTCGCGCGGCTGATCGCCGCCGGCATGCGGGAATCTGGCATCCGCACCTGCTGCAAGACCACCGGCACGCTGCCGCAGATGATCCTGCCGGACGGCACCGAGTTCCCCGTCTTCCGGCCGGCCGGCGCGAACGTGATCGAGCAGATCCGCATCGTCGACGCCGCCCTCGAGTTCGGCGCCGAGTCGATCGTCATGGAGTGCATGGCGCTGATCCCCTACCTCCAATTCCTCAGCGAGAACAAGCTGGTCCGCGCCACCCACGGCGTGATCACCAACGCCCGCGAAGACCACCTCGACGTGATGGGGCCCGGCGAGCGGGACGTCGCACTGGCGTTGTTGGGCATGGTGCCGCCCGGCCAGAAGCTGTTCACCGCCGAGCGTGACCACATCGACCTGTTCCAGAAGGTATGCGACGACCGCGGCGCTCAGCTCATCGCGGTCACCGAGGAGGACGTCGCGGCCATCACACCGCTCGACCTGGCCGGCTTCCCCTACGTGGAGCACGCGGAGAACGTCGCGCTGTCGCTGCGGGTCTGCGAGGACCTGGGCGCCGACCGCGCGACCGCGCTCCGCGGCATGTGGGCGGCAAAGCCGGACACCGGCGCGATGGTGGCCCACGAGATGGACTTCTTCGGCCGGGAGATCAAGTTCGTCAACGGCTTCGCGGCCAACGACCCCGAGTCGACCGAGCGGATCTGGAAGATGGCGCTCGAGCGCTACCCGGACGTCAAACGCCGGATCGCGGTGTTCAACTGCCGCGTCGACCGCCCCGACCGCTCCGCGCAGCTCGGCCGCGTCATCGCGCAGTGGCCGCAGGCGGACTACTACGTGCTGATCGGCACGGGCACCTTCATGTTCGCCCGCGAGGCGGTGAAGCAGGGCATCGACGCGCTGAAGCTGGTGTTCCTCGAGGACCGCAAGGCGGACGAGATCTTCGAGCGGGTGATCGAACTGTCCGCCGGGTCTGCCCTGGTGATGGGCATGGCCAACATCGGCGGCGTGGGGCTGGACGTGGTCCGGTACTTCGCCAACCGCAGCACCATGAGGGCGTTCAAGTGA
- a CDS encoding sodium:solute symporter family transporter yields MGLLDGVVFVAFIITVIAVGLYKSRDEDTEGEKGASDYFLAGRGLTWWLVGFSLIAANISTEQFVGMSGEAAAWLGMAIASYEWMAAITLVVVAFVFLPKFLKSGIYTIPEFLEYRYGAFSRTWMAIATMIILVGVPTASVIYSGAKVITGNFQGILVAGYDLGNITVGCWIIGTLAAAYVFAGGLKACAWADLIQGAALIVGGCIIAYLAFALLERTDPEALLATSRNAELTVEDIQDEGGWGRFWKLNDAPLPEGKLHMKRPLDDPKIPWSALVLGLWIPNFFYWGLNQYITQRTLGSKSLAEGQKGVVFAAILKLIIPFIVVIPGILAFNLFNGELKEDAVGRNATILATHSPDLYAELSDSVKPDAELARNKGLVAKLEGLLAAEPADQRLYKFDEDFAELHPADAARIVAYNLQATGGASGEAPGPDASAAELAEASVSSSDTPKDAKIEVATLSAHDYDNAFPTLLRELLPIGIGLKGFVLAAIFGAVVSSLASMLNSASTIATMDIYNKIRGGAAPAAELVRAGRFFVVLFVVIAMLIAPFLGHPSFSGIFTFIQEFQGFISPGVLAIFLFGLLVHRAPRECGIVGLVLSPVLYGLFKFGPMIPGLDGVAALQWIADRSFLDRMSMTFLIILSVLTVMTLVKPLRAPVELPVNVEMDMQPSRLAQVMAVFSVGLTIVLYYIFW; encoded by the coding sequence ATGGGCTTACTCGACGGCGTTGTCTTTGTCGCGTTTATCATCACGGTCATTGCGGTAGGCCTGTACAAGAGCCGGGACGAGGACACCGAGGGTGAGAAGGGCGCGTCGGACTACTTCCTGGCTGGCCGCGGGCTGACCTGGTGGCTGGTCGGCTTCTCGCTGATCGCGGCCAACATCAGCACCGAGCAGTTCGTCGGCATGAGCGGCGAGGCGGCCGCGTGGCTCGGCATGGCGATCGCCAGCTACGAGTGGATGGCCGCCATCACCCTGGTGGTGGTGGCGTTTGTGTTCCTGCCCAAGTTCCTCAAGAGCGGCATCTACACCATCCCGGAGTTCCTGGAGTACCGCTACGGCGCGTTCTCCCGCACCTGGATGGCGATCGCCACGATGATCATCCTGGTGGGCGTGCCCACGGCGTCGGTCATCTACTCGGGCGCCAAGGTGATCACCGGCAACTTCCAGGGGATCCTGGTCGCCGGGTACGACCTGGGCAACATCACGGTCGGCTGCTGGATCATCGGCACGCTGGCGGCGGCCTATGTGTTCGCCGGCGGTTTGAAGGCCTGCGCCTGGGCCGACCTGATCCAGGGCGCCGCGCTGATTGTCGGCGGCTGCATCATCGCCTACCTGGCGTTCGCGCTGCTGGAGCGGACCGACCCCGAGGCGCTGCTCGCCACGTCCCGCAACGCCGAGCTGACCGTCGAGGACATCCAGGACGAGGGGGGCTGGGGGCGGTTCTGGAAGCTCAACGACGCGCCGCTGCCCGAGGGCAAGCTGCACATGAAGCGGCCGCTGGACGACCCCAAGATCCCCTGGTCCGCGTTGGTGCTCGGCCTCTGGATCCCCAACTTCTTCTACTGGGGCCTCAACCAGTACATCACGCAGCGGACGCTCGGCTCCAAGTCGCTCGCCGAGGGGCAGAAGGGCGTGGTGTTCGCCGCGATCCTGAAGCTGATCATCCCGTTCATCGTCGTGATCCCGGGCATCCTGGCGTTCAACCTGTTCAACGGCGAGCTGAAGGAAGACGCCGTTGGCCGCAACGCCACGATCCTCGCCACGCACTCGCCCGACCTGTACGCCGAGCTGAGCGACTCGGTCAAACCGGACGCCGAGCTGGCGCGCAACAAGGGCCTGGTCGCCAAGCTCGAAGGGCTGCTGGCCGCCGAGCCCGCCGATCAGCGGCTGTACAAGTTTGACGAGGACTTCGCCGAGCTGCACCCGGCCGACGCGGCCAGGATTGTGGCGTACAACCTCCAGGCCACCGGCGGCGCGAGCGGCGAAGCCCCCGGCCCGGACGCGTCGGCGGCCGAGCTGGCCGAGGCGAGCGTCTCGTCCAGCGACACGCCCAAGGACGCCAAGATCGAGGTCGCGACCCTCTCTGCGCACGACTACGACAACGCGTTCCCGACGCTGCTCCGCGAGCTGCTGCCGATTGGCATCGGCCTGAAGGGCTTCGTGCTGGCGGCCATCTTCGGCGCGGTGGTCAGCTCGCTGGCGTCGATGCTCAACTCGGCGTCGACGATCGCCACGATGGACATCTACAACAAGATCCGCGGCGGCGCCGCGCCGGCGGCCGAGCTGGTCCGCGCGGGCCGGTTCTTCGTGGTGCTGTTCGTGGTGATCGCCATGCTGATCGCGCCGTTCCTGGGGCACCCCAGCTTCTCCGGGATCTTCACCTTCATCCAAGAGTTCCAGGGCTTCATCTCGCCGGGCGTGCTGGCGATCTTCCTGTTCGGCCTGCTGGTGCACCGGGCGCCCCGTGAGTGCGGCATCGTCGGCCTGGTGCTCAGCCCCGTGCTGTACGGCCTGTTCAAGTTCGGCCCGATGATCCCCGGCCTGGACGGCGTCGCGGCGCTGCAGTGGATCGCCGACCGCTCGTTCCTGGACCGCATGTCGATGACCTTCCTGATCATCCTGTCGGTGCTCACCGTGATGACCCTGGTGAAGCCGCTCAGGGCGCCGGTCGAGCTGCCGGTCAACGTCGAAATGGACATGCAGCCCAGCCGGCTGGCGCAGGTCATGGCGGTGTTCTCCGTCGGCCTGACGATCGTGCTGTACTACATCTTCTGGTAG
- a CDS encoding DUF3108 domain-containing protein, which produces MLRSRTSAGRPLALIACLVLAAAAAPAATGSELLEKAIYTEETVGDLDQAIEIYQKVVAEGAKSIDAAAEAQFRIGACLEKQGKTQEATKAFQAVVDDYPKATRWVAKAKDRLPGSPKLLATPWGDGDELQFEMKLPTGMGIGCQIYRVAKQPRDGVEAWKCESWQVVTLNGAFGKSRVWADLDTFAPIESHWRHSVLGEADAVYEKDKVVITLAGRSEPVTLESEGPLYDNEQAAEMFRRLPLKEGFKTTPTVISSLTAMAIPLKLSVTKVETIEVPAGKFECFRLHIDDLNQTFWIANDERRNIVRFAAGGVVADLMEVRKATTGESVPLKRDLFTLTLPPEWHTYTPSQSEQDPRTTTWLIDPDATMQSRVEGGELTPIKEKFTTPSDWLKEALKKYRERLVDLTLDDDSIQAVEINGRQAAVAVFEYKEGDKNQKAQRVAVFGDKSAVNLRFSAPTEDFDKWQPAITKIVSSLKVE; this is translated from the coding sequence ATGTTGCGTTCACGAACATCGGCGGGCCGTCCGCTCGCCTTGATTGCCTGCCTGGTGTTGGCCGCCGCGGCAGCGCCGGCCGCCACAGGGTCGGAGCTGCTGGAGAAGGCGATCTACACCGAGGAGACCGTTGGCGACCTCGACCAGGCGATCGAGATCTACCAGAAGGTGGTCGCTGAGGGCGCCAAGTCGATCGACGCGGCGGCCGAGGCGCAGTTCCGCATCGGCGCCTGCCTCGAGAAGCAGGGCAAGACCCAGGAGGCGACCAAGGCGTTCCAGGCCGTGGTCGACGACTACCCCAAGGCGACCCGATGGGTGGCGAAGGCGAAGGACCGGCTGCCGGGCAGCCCCAAGCTGCTCGCCACGCCGTGGGGCGACGGCGACGAGCTGCAGTTCGAGATGAAGCTGCCGACCGGCATGGGCATCGGCTGCCAGATCTACCGGGTGGCCAAGCAGCCGCGCGACGGCGTCGAGGCGTGGAAGTGCGAGTCGTGGCAGGTGGTGACCCTCAACGGCGCCTTCGGCAAGAGCCGCGTGTGGGCGGACCTCGACACGTTCGCGCCGATCGAGAGCCACTGGCGGCACTCGGTGCTCGGTGAGGCCGACGCCGTGTACGAGAAGGACAAGGTGGTCATCACGCTGGCGGGCAGGAGCGAGCCGGTCACCCTCGAGTCCGAGGGGCCGCTCTACGACAACGAGCAGGCCGCCGAGATGTTCCGGCGCCTGCCGCTGAAGGAGGGCTTCAAGACCACGCCGACGGTCATCTCGAGCCTGACCGCGATGGCGATCCCGTTGAAGCTGAGCGTCACGAAGGTCGAGACCATCGAGGTCCCGGCCGGCAAGTTCGAGTGCTTCCGGCTGCACATCGACGACCTCAACCAGACCTTCTGGATCGCCAACGACGAGCGGCGCAACATCGTGCGGTTCGCGGCCGGCGGCGTCGTGGCCGACCTGATGGAGGTCCGCAAGGCGACCACCGGCGAGAGCGTGCCGCTCAAGCGGGACCTGTTCACGCTGACGCTGCCGCCCGAGTGGCACACGTACACGCCTTCGCAGTCGGAGCAGGACCCCCGCACCACGACCTGGCTGATCGACCCGGACGCCACGATGCAGTCCCGCGTCGAGGGGGGCGAGCTGACGCCGATCAAGGAGAAGTTCACCACGCCCAGCGACTGGCTGAAGGAGGCGCTCAAGAAGTATCGCGAGCGGCTGGTGGACCTGACGCTCGACGACGACTCGATCCAGGCCGTTGAGATCAACGGCCGCCAGGCGGCGGTGGCGGTGTTCGAGTACAAGGAGGGCGACAAGAACCAGAAGGCCCAGCGGGTCGCGGTGTTCGGCGACAAGTCCGCGGTGAACCTGCGGTTCTCTGCCCCCACCGAGGACTTCGACAAGTGGCAGCCCGCCATCACGAAGATCGTTTCCAGCCTGAAGGTCGAATAG
- the pgsW gene encoding poly-gamma-glutamate system protein has protein sequence MKKVYWRPRTVSRTALLLIAMLSVAGLVISEFTKTEQRRPYRESKLAAARAAEEAFEIIKEARVEAGPPIDSDHDPSETGIIGLPTSVITSVHGVLPAKQVSVNPNFAAVMVEMLREAGAKKGDVVALGLSGSFPALNICAVAACETLGLEPLVISSASASEWGANVPHLMWIDMERILNEKGVLHTRSLAVSPGGQEDEGPATEEGMEAVREGAERNGLKLIEEDSLEDHVKARRDIYRDALGGRPIKVYVNVGGGATSVGTHIGKDLFEPGLNLVAPPRVDRLPGVMPQLAKEGIPCIHLVNIVNLAARYGLLQPLETPSEEGDEFIQLREVGTAGVFQGIDYRKPVVAFVLATILFALWGFIRTDIGFRLLRGGAARKAAGPPEPMV, from the coding sequence ATGAAAAAAGTCTACTGGCGTCCCCGGACCGTCTCACGCACGGCGCTGCTGCTGATCGCGATGCTTTCGGTCGCCGGGCTGGTGATCTCCGAGTTCACGAAGACCGAGCAGCGCCGCCCGTACCGCGAGTCCAAGCTGGCCGCGGCCCGCGCCGCGGAGGAGGCGTTCGAGATCATCAAGGAGGCCCGCGTCGAGGCCGGCCCGCCGATCGACTCCGACCACGACCCGTCCGAGACCGGCATCATCGGCCTGCCCACTTCTGTCATCACCAGCGTGCACGGCGTGCTGCCGGCCAAGCAGGTGTCCGTGAACCCGAACTTCGCCGCGGTGATGGTCGAGATGCTCCGCGAGGCGGGCGCCAAGAAGGGCGATGTCGTCGCGCTGGGCCTGTCGGGGTCGTTCCCGGCGCTCAACATCTGCGCGGTCGCCGCCTGTGAGACCCTCGGCCTCGAGCCGCTGGTGATCTCCAGCGCCTCGGCCAGCGAGTGGGGCGCCAACGTGCCGCACCTGATGTGGATCGACATGGAGCGGATCCTCAACGAGAAGGGCGTGCTGCACACCCGCTCGCTGGCGGTCTCGCCCGGCGGGCAGGAGGACGAGGGCCCCGCCACCGAAGAGGGCATGGAGGCCGTCCGCGAGGGCGCCGAGCGCAACGGCCTGAAGCTCATCGAGGAGGACTCCCTGGAGGACCACGTGAAGGCCCGCCGCGACATCTACCGCGACGCCCTCGGCGGCCGACCGATCAAGGTGTACGTCAACGTCGGCGGCGGCGCCACCAGCGTCGGCACGCACATCGGCAAGGACCTATTCGAGCCGGGGCTGAACCTGGTCGCACCGCCCCGCGTCGACCGGCTGCCGGGCGTCATGCCGCAGCTGGCCAAGGAGGGCATCCCCTGCATCCACCTGGTGAACATCGTGAACCTGGCCGCCCGCTACGGGCTGCTCCAGCCGCTCGAGACGCCCAGCGAGGAGGGGGACGAGTTCATCCAGCTCCGCGAGGTCGGCACGGCCGGAGTCTTCCAGGGGATCGACTACCGCAAGCCGGTCGTGGCGTTTGTGCTGGCGACCATCCTGTTCGCGCTGTGGGGCTTCATCCGCACCGACATCGGCTTCCGACTGCTCCGCGGCGGCGCCGCCCGCAAAGCCGCCGGCCCGCCGGAACCGATGGTGTAG
- a CDS encoding 3-oxoacyl-[acyl-carrier-protein] synthase III C-terminal domain-containing protein has product MPCYLTQTASFLPGVPVDNDSIQLFLGALDGEEAVREKILTMNGIVRRHYAQDERQRPTHDVYRLGAEAVGRLGSAAGCGGATYLSAGTTFAPLAAPGYASLLHARLAEAGLLRQPVEISSHAGICSSAAAALAAAVRAVASGDHASALCVGAEHSSEVLKSSVIQPVDDRADHANLRNSRWFMSVFLRFMLSDGAGAFLLQDRPREDGLSLRVDWTHSLSLADRAPLCMKLESRNSLLSQDVSVLSEHLFPCVDVFLEDAFRRRSDSVDDYRMVLPHMSSFFFRRKMERAIAKRCADPQAPTPYWTNLATAGNTGAASIFVMLDEYLHTQPVEPGDRLLLFVPESGQFNFVLISLTAVSS; this is encoded by the coding sequence ATGCCGTGCTACCTCACTCAGACCGCCTCGTTCCTGCCGGGAGTCCCGGTCGACAACGACAGCATCCAGCTCTTCCTGGGCGCGCTGGACGGCGAGGAAGCGGTCCGCGAGAAGATCCTCACGATGAACGGCATTGTCCGCCGCCACTACGCCCAGGACGAGCGGCAGCGCCCCACGCACGACGTCTACCGCCTGGGCGCCGAGGCGGTCGGCAGGCTCGGGTCGGCGGCCGGCTGCGGCGGGGCGACCTACCTGTCGGCCGGCACGACCTTCGCCCCGCTCGCGGCGCCGGGGTACGCGTCGTTGCTGCACGCGCGGCTCGCCGAGGCCGGGCTGCTCCGCCAGCCGGTGGAGATCAGCTCGCACGCGGGCATCTGCTCGTCTGCGGCGGCGGCGCTGGCGGCGGCCGTCCGAGCGGTCGCCAGCGGCGACCACGCAAGCGCGCTCTGCGTCGGCGCCGAGCACTCGTCCGAGGTGCTCAAGTCGTCGGTCATCCAGCCGGTCGACGACCGCGCCGACCACGCCAACCTCCGGAATAGCCGGTGGTTCATGTCGGTGTTCCTCCGCTTCATGCTGTCGGACGGCGCGGGCGCCTTCCTGCTGCAGGACCGGCCGCGGGAGGACGGGCTCTCGCTGCGGGTCGACTGGACGCACTCCCTCTCGCTGGCGGACCGCGCGCCGCTCTGCATGAAACTGGAGAGCCGCAACTCGCTGCTGAGCCAGGACGTGTCGGTGCTGTCGGAACACCTGTTCCCGTGCGTCGACGTGTTCCTCGAGGACGCGTTCCGCCGCCGCAGCGACTCGGTCGACGACTACCGGATGGTGCTGCCGCACATGTCCTCGTTCTTCTTCCGCCGCAAGATGGAGCGGGCCATCGCCAAGCGGTGCGCCGACCCCCAGGCGCCGACGCCGTACTGGACCAACCTCGCCACCGCCGGCAACACGGGCGCCGCGAGCATCTTTGTCATGCTCGACGAGTACCTGCACACCCAGCCGGTTGAGCCCGGCGATCGGCTGCTGCTGTTCGTCCCAGAGTCGGGCCAGTTCAACTTCGTGCTGATCAGCCTTACCGCGGTGTCGTCATGA